One stretch of Helicobacter suis HS1 DNA includes these proteins:
- a CDS encoding type II toxin-antitoxin system HipA family toxin, with protein sequence MGVLEVYATGRNETYYFTYDANWIQNGFEIDPQLPLQETKVVSKELWGAFCDISPDRWGRLIQKREAKSELTDSEYMLGVSDYFRVGSLRLFKEGLFVSPSTNHPKLANINQLCVSAHRVEQGESLEDDLRKLLAPSGSLGGARPKASVLKEGVLYIAKFPSLKDADKQISRM encoded by the coding sequence GTGGGGGTTTTAGAAGTCTATGCTACTGGGAGAAATGAAACCTATTACTTCACATACGATGCTAATTGGATACAAAATGGATTTGAAATAGACCCACAGCTACCACTACAAGAAACTAAAGTTGTTTCTAAAGAGCTATGGGGGGCTTTTTGTGATATTAGTCCTGATAGATGGGGCAGATTGATTCAAAAAAGAGAAGCCAAGAGTGAACTCACTGATAGCGAATACATGCTAGGGGTGAGCGATTACTTCAGAGTGGGGTCTTTGCGTCTTTTTAAAGAGGGTTTGTTTGTATCACCTAGTACAAACCATCCTAAACTTGCCAACATCAACCAACTTTGTGTTTCTGCACACAGAGTGGAGCAAGGAGAAAGTTTAGAGGATGATCTAAGAAAGTTACTTGCCCCCAGTGGTAGTTTAGGTGGGGCTAGACCTAAGGCCAGTGTTTTAAAAGAGGGCGTACTCTACATCGCTAAATTTCCCTCCCTTAAAGATGCCGATAAGCAAATCTCTAGAATGTGA
- a CDS encoding type II toxin-antitoxin system HipA family toxin: MLDVAKLAKIQVCQTELLETSKGTVLLVKRFDRKEQERIPFKSAMTLLSARDGEQRSYCDLAKVLDQKNKKELFRRMVFNGLFGNCDDHLRNHGVLYDQENKTWNLSPAFDITPESIVYAKQTHALNFIDLENLPSIELFDRIKHHFV; encoded by the coding sequence ATGCTAGATGTGGCTAAACTAGCAAAAATACAGGTTTGCCAAACAGAATTACTTGAAACTTCTAAGGGCACAGTTCTTTTAGTTAAGAGATTTGATAGAAAAGAACAAGAGAGAATCCCTTTCAAATCAGCCATGACTCTTCTAAGTGCACGCGATGGAGAACAGAGGAGTTATTGCGATTTAGCAAAGGTGCTAGATCAAAAGAACAAGAAGGAGTTATTCCGTAGAATGGTGTTTAATGGGTTATTTGGAAATTGTGATGATCACTTAAGAAACCACGGGGTACTCTATGATCAAGAAAACAAAACTTGGAATTTAAGCCCTGCCTTTGATATAACACCTGAAAGCATTGTTTATGCCAAACAAACCCATGCTCTTAACTTCATAGACTTAGAAAATCTACCCTCTATTGAGCTATTTGATCGAATCAAGCACCATTTTGTGTAA
- a CDS encoding relaxase/mobilization nuclease domain-containing protein — MDLEEEPLFDYVKVHQRKTPKSKKTYIEFFHQAIVDYTKNLITSTTRSKRKQVVIKNIANMTTGHLQRALDYLLKKSEDQTVVDEFFATVKAEEVLEQWREDFRSSKSRAKNVAMHLVFSIDEPINKRNLQILESSVYQTLIDSLGYNYAFILKVHSHQNKPHVHVLLNKTHKFTGKKLRFTSKTDCKEFFHSMREDFKNHLFINSNAELEYSNTPNIEKHLRSIEKELEEIQKMASNNNTLQASAFFDQVCVNLDRNIVAMQKQKQALLKQQAKMQQEFEKEDPKFFHFIKHLKPEHVKRNIKGSQRAIKIVSAKIQFANKVQHKYLKQQKELLQRENRFLKNAFKIDKLDQQIHLLGKDLDQFLDHENNFTKWIAGYSLLSQKRQLLASLKSMSSGYGSNRLAKNLEMLQREIRNDQAHFKDDIFALNRFLDFQSLSGLKKASVFFLNKRINRCQSISKIVENELKHTTAQQDGWPALQALLDQRRVEALDLIEKRKFFLKKRFIELQQNYNHLKSEYNQALFDPNKSKESQALFKQLNRITRNLAFMAKEIKLAQHIKQTQGKEQTKEKQHKVLQESQEKELPNTTKTNNKLSSISANKQHTKTSNHRRKDGGSGYTRALEGF, encoded by the coding sequence ATGGATCTTGAAGAAGAACCGCTATTTGATTACGTCAAGGTGCACCAAAGAAAAACGCCAAAGTCTAAAAAAACTTACATAGAATTCTTCCACCAAGCCATTGTTGATTACACCAAAAATTTAATAACTTCTACTACTAGGTCTAAAAGAAAACAAGTTGTGATCAAAAACATAGCTAATATGACTACCGGGCATTTACAAAGAGCTCTGGATTATTTGCTCAAAAAATCTGAGGATCAGACAGTGGTAGACGAATTTTTTGCCACAGTGAAAGCAGAGGAAGTTTTAGAGCAATGGAGAGAGGACTTTAGATCTTCAAAGAGCAGAGCTAAGAATGTTGCGATGCATTTGGTTTTCTCTATTGATGAGCCCATTAACAAGAGAAACTTACAAATTTTAGAATCCTCCGTTTATCAAACACTTATTGACAGTCTAGGCTACAACTATGCTTTTATTCTTAAAGTCCATAGCCATCAGAACAAACCCCATGTTCATGTACTTCTTAACAAGACACACAAATTCACAGGTAAGAAGTTACGCTTTACTTCTAAAACAGATTGCAAAGAATTTTTCCATTCCATGCGTGAGGATTTTAAAAACCATCTCTTCATTAACTCTAATGCAGAACTGGAATATTCCAATACGCCTAACATTGAAAAGCACTTAAGAAGTATTGAGAAGGAATTAGAAGAGATTCAAAAGATGGCCAGCAACAACAATACATTGCAAGCGAGTGCTTTTTTTGATCAGGTATGTGTAAATTTAGATAGAAACATTGTTGCCATGCAAAAACAAAAACAAGCTCTGCTCAAGCAGCAAGCTAAGATGCAGCAAGAATTTGAAAAAGAGGACCCCAAGTTTTTTCACTTCATTAAACACCTTAAACCTGAACATGTCAAACGCAATATCAAAGGTAGTCAACGGGCGATTAAAATTGTTTCTGCAAAAATACAATTTGCTAACAAAGTACAACACAAATATCTTAAACAGCAAAAGGAATTGTTGCAAAGAGAAAATAGATTTTTGAAAAATGCATTCAAGATTGATAAGCTTGATCAACAAATCCATCTCTTGGGCAAGGATTTAGATCAATTCCTAGACCATGAAAACAATTTCACAAAGTGGATAGCAGGATATAGCCTTCTTTCACAAAAACGCCAACTCTTAGCCTCCCTAAAATCCATGAGCTCTGGCTATGGATCAAATAGACTGGCTAAGAATTTAGAAATGCTACAAAGAGAGATCAGAAATGATCAAGCACACTTCAAAGACGACATCTTTGCTCTCAATAGATTTTTAGATTTCCAATCCCTCTCTGGCCTTAAAAAAGCCAGCGTGTTTTTCTTGAACAAGCGGATCAATAGATGCCAGAGTATCTCAAAAATTGTAGAAAATGAATTAAAACACACAACAGCACAACAAGATGGATGGCCTGCCCTGCAAGCACTGCTTGATCAAAGAAGAGTAGAAGCCTTAGACCTAATAGAAAAGAGAAAATTCTTTCTTAAGAAACGCTTCATAGAGCTCCAGCAAAACTACAATCATCTTAAAAGCGAATACAACCAAGCTCTATTTGATCCAAATAAATCAAAAGAAAGCCAAGCGCTCTTCAAACAGCTTAATAGAATCACAAGGAATTTGGCTTTCATGGCTAAGGAGATTAAGCTAGCACAGCATATCAAACAAACACAGGGCAAAGAGCAGACAAAAGAGAAACAGCACAAGGTGCTTCAGGAGAGCCAAGAGAAAGAGCTTCCAAACACCACTAAAACTAACAACAAACTATCTAGCATCAGTGCTAACAAACAACACACAAAAACTTCAAATCACAGAAGAAAAGATGGCGGCTCAGGATATACCCGCGCTCTAGAAGGCTTCTAG
- a CDS encoding tyrosine-type recombinase/integrase, translating to MGIFFRYLDSKKGFHFNFSLKISLGNHAHLPKFLFKERLFACIEYLKNMQCKSDLEKRDRLIVLIVAYSGLRTTEVKNLKLEDVKKDMDNYYFIIHGKGNKERLVTIKRQLIEPYLLEWLQSKTKQNDRSGILFKSIVSQRFINKMLVSLGFTDNFKSAGLHMLRHSFGSYIYGETKDLVLTQHVLGHSSIETTKIYIHTNSDYGKIVADLWSK from the coding sequence TTGGGGATATTTTTTAGGTATTTAGATAGTAAAAAAGGATTTCATTTTAATTTTAGTCTAAAAATTTCTCTAGGAAACCACGCGCATTTACCTAAATTTTTATTCAAAGAGAGATTATTTGCTTGTATTGAATATCTAAAGAATATGCAATGTAAGAGTGATTTAGAGAAACGGGATAGATTGATTGTTCTGATTGTGGCCTATAGTGGATTGAGGACTACTGAGGTGAAAAATCTGAAATTAGAAGATGTGAAAAAGGACATGGATAATTATTATTTTATTATCCATGGAAAGGGTAATAAGGAGAGGTTAGTAACGATTAAGAGACAATTGATCGAACCATATCTTTTGGAATGGCTTCAATCTAAGACTAAGCAAAATGACAGATCTGGAATCTTGTTTAAATCTATAGTATCCCAGCGTTTTATTAATAAGATGTTGGTGTCTTTAGGATTTACCGACAATTTCAAAAGTGCGGGTTTACACATGTTAAGGCATAGTTTTGGGAGCTATATCTATGGAGAAACTAAGGACCTTGTGCTCACACAGCATGTTCTAGGACACTCCAGTATAGAAACCACAAAGATCTACATCCATACCAATAGCGACTATGGAAAGATTGTGGCGGATTTATGGAGTAAATAA
- a CDS encoding coiled-coil domain-containing protein: MMRQGHRFFISLNLDKSSKQSLERMEAIFKACVQNALENEGTEIDVMNYRGLCFKAMRYHNKLEFYICHPDDSNCYIQPDNLSYSKDKQDLLDAGSFADIDFKGFLRKCDNALERLDKEMLREQEHQEKAQQEIESLEALLDKTAEYPKLTYLQALKEDHQELLKEIAKCSADRNYKSGFVAKSEQFASKAMQQDTQDNTIQDNTPEKSEKEDTLASKEKLETRMQQEAAQHPSASRANRADNTIQENYLEEIKTMNAFLLEEEARLRAELKREEPLYETWMQKAFNHQEAYWELWRQCSSMGFRIRKPEEGQEKILPQELKHLEQEYARLGQEASKHEQAFKEHVRFADMHYDEKRIEQSYPRGRYLKGLKSDHEAILAEIERTKEDPTYISTFRPEHSDNASWHAALHNCSDAERNKITQILEQAEQRQEIYKQERDNLLLGYEQNSLTQAKTEKLAKLMFEIAEPKLFETYNVLFMHGGIMKQHLKETKRCIEEGRRVLERNTKTPRPLKKSRERQEGSNTIEMC, encoded by the coding sequence ATGATGAGGCAGGGCCACAGGTTTTTCATCTCTCTAAATCTGGATAAGTCAAGCAAACAGAGTTTAGAGCGTATGGAGGCAATTTTTAAAGCTTGTGTGCAAAATGCCCTAGAAAATGAAGGTACAGAGATAGATGTGATGAACTATAGGGGCTTATGTTTTAAAGCGATGCGCTATCACAACAAGCTGGAGTTTTACATTTGCCACCCTGATGATTCTAATTGCTATATCCAACCAGACAATCTAAGCTACAGCAAAGACAAACAAGACTTGCTAGATGCAGGGAGTTTTGCAGACATAGACTTTAAAGGCTTCTTGCGCAAGTGTGATAATGCCCTAGAGAGACTAGACAAAGAAATGCTCAGAGAGCAAGAACACCAAGAAAAGGCACAACAAGAGATTGAAAGCTTGGAGGCATTGCTAGACAAGACAGCAGAATACCCTAAGTTAACCTATCTGCAAGCCCTTAAAGAGGATCACCAAGAACTTTTAAAAGAGATTGCTAAATGCAGTGCAGATAGAAATTATAAAAGTGGGTTTGTGGCTAAGTCTGAACAATTTGCTAGTAAAGCAATGCAACAGGATACACAAGACAATACTATACAAGACAATACCCCAGAGAAGTCAGAGAAAGAGGACACTCTAGCCAGTAAAGAGAAGTTAGAAACAAGGATGCAGCAAGAAGCAGCCCAACATCCCAGCGCATCTAGGGCAAACAGAGCAGACAACACCATACAAGAAAATTATTTAGAGGAAATTAAAACTATGAATGCCTTTTTGCTAGAAGAAGAGGCGCGCTTGAGAGCTGAATTAAAGAGAGAAGAGCCACTTTATGAGACGTGGATGCAAAAGGCATTCAATCACCAAGAGGCATATTGGGAGCTTTGGCGTCAATGTAGTTCTATGGGGTTTCGCATAAGAAAACCAGAAGAAGGACAAGAAAAAATCCTGCCACAAGAGTTAAAACACTTGGAGCAAGAATACGCACGGCTTGGACAAGAAGCAAGTAAGCATGAACAAGCCTTCAAAGAGCATGTGAGGTTTGCAGACATGCATTATGATGAGAAAAGAATTGAGCAAAGCTACCCACGAGGACGCTATTTAAAAGGTCTCAAGTCTGATCATGAAGCCATCTTGGCAGAAATAGAGCGCACTAAAGAAGACCCCACCTACATTAGCACCTTTAGACCAGAACATTCTGACAATGCGAGCTGGCACGCTGCTCTGCATAATTGTTCTGATGCAGAGCGCAACAAAATAACACAAATCTTAGAGCAGGCAGAACAGCGCCAAGAAATCTACAAACAAGAGCGGGACAATCTTTTATTGGGCTATGAACAAAATTCCCTCACCCAAGCTAAAACAGAAAAATTAGCCAAATTGATGTTTGAGATTGCAGAGCCTAAACTTTTTGAAACCTACAATGTTCTTTTTATGCATGGAGGCATCATGAAACAACATCTCAAGGAGACTAAGCGCTGCATTGAGGAGGGGAGACGGGTTTTGGAGCGAAACACAAAAACACCGCGCCCTTTAAAGAAAAGTAGAGAAAGACAAGAGGGCAGTAATACTATTGAAATGTGTTAA
- a CDS encoding SAM-dependent methyltransferase, whose translation MLTNAHYHFSATEIDSVGVRIAKTLHPNQNIQLKKFEEFTFTHDFDAFVGNPPYGKDVIYDGDKDLSGASVHNYFVGKALKHLKEDGILAFVITSSFLDAKDSKMREHIAKQASFLGAIRLPSNVFKGTGTEVTTDVIFFKKGQDTELNQDFMRSAPYYRVGEKLDLDVLTAHKKLIKGTTAHEHLRLAKDIDKLLGINKAASTPELVVPRHKRSKYTLFLKRIKKNSWVFASMSILSTTLSTSSTSWGICRRAWLTRVWSSPTPLKPL comes from the coding sequence ATGCTCACTAATGCTCACTACCACTTCAGTGCTACAGAAATAGATAGTGTGGGTGTGAGGATTGCCAAAACCCTCCATCCTAACCAAAATATCCAGCTTAAGAAGTTTGAAGAATTTACTTTCACCCATGATTTTGATGCCTTTGTGGGTAATCCTCCCTATGGAAAGGATGTCATTTACGATGGAGATAAGGATTTAAGCGGGGCAAGTGTGCACAACTACTTTGTGGGCAAAGCCCTTAAACACTTAAAAGAAGATGGCATTCTAGCCTTTGTCATCACTAGCTCTTTTTTAGATGCAAAAGATAGTAAAATGCGTGAGCACATCGCCAAGCAAGCTAGCTTCTTAGGAGCGATTAGATTGCCTAGTAATGTGTTCAAGGGCACAGGCACGGAAGTTACGACAGATGTCATATTCTTTAAAAAGGGACAAGATACAGAGCTCAACCAAGATTTTATGCGCTCTGCCCCCTATTACAGGGTAGGTGAAAAGCTAGATTTAGATGTGCTCACTGCTCACAAAAAATTGATCAAAGGCACAACTGCCCACGAGCATCTTAGACTAGCTAAGGACATTGATAAACTTTTAGGGATTAACAAGGCTGCTAGCACGCCAGAGTTAGTTGTCCCGAGGCACAAAAGGAGCAAATACACGCTTTTTTTGAAAAGAATAAAAAAGAACTCTTGGGTTTTTGCCTCAATGAGTATTTTATCAACCACCCTGAGCACATCTAGCACATCTTGGGGAATCTGCAGGCGCGCGTGGCTAACAAGGGTATGGAGCTCACCAACACCCCTCAAGCCTCTTTAG
- a CDS encoding relaxase family protein: MSDWHTMSSQERKSAFTHFKAQELVAHLKSQHIRLDQAQSLEKAYNPSTGNFYTDLHALALDAKMLECGYNKNQWISLNRARLLGADPKELAYIKANTRNKQNPQGSIEKVSISYLQRKDKEGNVLVEPIFNTTDLYNVEVFSTLDTSLFKEPNPQSLHRQEHSAQVRLSDLQNELSSEHYTQLQEYMQARFPAIEQENTERMSEVSDLQTQVDILKAEVQRLQAEREADLKEHTKELEMLKAQNTAILDQLNQLVAQFAPPTQQERTATIQAPQEPSTPTLPDEHVNFMQTPEQVINAKQPDGTDNSTLENKIQDNTIQENTTIDNTATHNTTQDNIKQDNTATATEDTTPIPPNEPLEHKPATAKQREYTTHQESKPKTSAPAPNERVISSGSIESTSLGEDHERSEHRGVYAGDTKQYGDRQGRPMVGDEEIVGEVGETSPRVEPTAEGILLESGGGGDERASTTLRLASSETEHSDRLREGDGAQRGAEAERREGARGSSALSGGNPEGDLSPRAHAHPSTGVGDIEGENREGKSRALGATDVAIQPRENGGLRVFATGSLEELVSSHDLSSAPRHSVLHSARPNTDGVSDLGSHTGTDSARRGDNRYGNSPRSKNQSLSLFDHRPLLHREELLGVPAEGQGVDGTLQYESRGIGAPELNASEIGGGVERAHAQDAQEASTQAVGNHRRDFKTQEEHAPSTPKKRYEANVAALKLLNRLRIEGRKEITHEEQKILSAYSGWGSMSNFFDSSQEGKEFLELLRTIDRGQYIQARASVLDAYYTPKMIVDAIYEALEHFGFNKDGNTKEIFEPGEFFKLCPS, translated from the coding sequence ATGTCAGATTGGCACACTATGTCTTCACAAGAACGCAAGAGCGCATTCACACACTTCAAGGCTCAAGAATTAGTAGCACACTTAAAAAGCCAGCACATCCGCTTAGATCAGGCACAGAGTTTAGAGAAAGCCTATAACCCTAGCACGGGCAATTTTTATACGGACTTGCACGCTTTAGCTCTAGATGCTAAGATGTTAGAGTGTGGGTATAACAAAAACCAGTGGATTTCTTTAAATAGAGCAAGGCTATTAGGTGCAGACCCCAAAGAGCTTGCCTACATCAAGGCAAACACCAGAAACAAACAAAACCCACAAGGGAGCATAGAAAAGGTTAGTATTTCATATCTACAGAGAAAAGATAAAGAGGGCAATGTCCTAGTAGAGCCTATTTTCAACACAACAGACCTCTATAATGTGGAAGTGTTTTCTACCTTAGACACCAGCCTTTTTAAAGAGCCTAATCCTCAAAGTTTGCACAGACAAGAACACAGCGCGCAGGTGCGCCTTTCTGATTTACAAAATGAGCTTAGTTCTGAGCACTACACACAGCTACAAGAATACATGCAGGCTAGATTCCCTGCAATAGAGCAAGAGAACACAGAACGCATGTCTGAAGTAAGTGATCTACAAACTCAAGTGGATATTTTAAAAGCAGAGGTGCAGAGATTACAAGCAGAGCGTGAGGCTGATTTAAAAGAGCACACCAAAGAATTAGAGATGCTCAAGGCTCAAAATACAGCAATTTTAGATCAGTTAAATCAGCTAGTGGCACAATTTGCCCCTCCCACACAACAAGAACGCACAGCTACTATCCAAGCACCACAAGAACCCTCCACCCCAACCCTTCCTGATGAACATGTTAATTTTATGCAGACACCAGAGCAAGTAATCAATGCAAAGCAGCCAGATGGCACAGACAACAGCACACTTGAAAATAAAATACAAGATAATACCATACAAGAGAATACAACAATAGACAACACTGCAACACACAATACTACACAAGATAATATAAAACAAGATAATACTGCAACCGCTACAGAGGATACTACCCCAATACCTCCTAATGAACCCCTAGAACACAAACCTGCAACTGCAAAGCAGAGGGAATACACGACTCACCAAGAGTCCAAGCCCAAAACTTCAGCACCAGCACCCAATGAGCGTGTTATAAGCTCAGGGTCTATAGAATCTACATCACTAGGAGAAGACCATGAAAGAAGCGAGCATAGAGGAGTTTATGCAGGCGATACAAAGCAGTATGGGGATAGACAAGGACGACCCATGGTTGGAGATGAAGAAATTGTGGGAGAAGTGGGAGAAACTAGCCCAAGAGTTGAGCCCACAGCAGAGGGGATACTTCTTGAGTCTGGGGGAGGAGGGGATGAAAGAGCTAGCACAACATTACGATTGGCATCATCTGAAACTGAGCATTCAGATAGGCTTAGAGAGGGTGATGGAGCACAAAGAGGAGCAGAGGCAGAAAGAAGAGAGGGAGCGCGCGGATCTTCTGCTTTATCAGGAGGCAATCCAGAAGGGGATTTATCCCCTAGAGCGCATGCCCATCCATCCACTGGAGTTGGAGACATTGAGGGAGAAAATAGAGAAGGCAAATCCAGAGCGTTGGGAGCAACTGATGTGGCTATACAACCACGAGAAAATGGAGGGTTACGAGTTTTTGCTACTGGATCGCTGGAGGAGCTGGTTTCCTCACATGATCTATCATCTGCACCTAGACATTCTGTTCTACATAGTGCGCGACCAAACACAGATGGAGTTAGCGATCTTGGATCGCACACAGGCACAGATTCAGCGCGCAGAGGGGATAACAGATATGGAAATTCTCCAAGAAGCAAGAATCAATCCCTATCACTATTTGATCATAGACCCCTGCTGCACAGGGAGGAATTACTGGGAGTGCCTGCAGAGGGACAAGGAGTTGATGGCACACTCCAATATGAGTCTAGAGGCATTGGTGCACCAGAACTAAATGCCTCTGAAATAGGGGGAGGAGTTGAGCGTGCCCATGCACAGGACGCACAAGAGGCAAGCACACAAGCAGTAGGCAATCATCGGCGCGATTTTAAGACCCAAGAGGAGCATGCCCCCAGCACTCCTAAAAAGCGCTATGAAGCCAATGTGGCAGCTCTTAAGCTTTTAAACCGACTCAGAATAGAGGGCAGAAAAGAAATCACCCATGAGGAACAAAAAATTCTAAGCGCTTATAGTGGGTGGGGTTCTATGAGCAACTTCTTTGATTCAAGCCAAGAGGGGAAAGAGTTCTTGGAGTTGTTGCGGACTATAGACAGAGGGCAATACATCCAAGCCCGCGCATCCGTGCTAGATGCCTATTACACCCCTAAGATGATAGTAGATGCCATTTATGAGGCTTTGGAGCATTTTGGGTTTAACAAGGATGGCAACACCAAAGAAATCTTTGAGCCTGGGGAATTTTTTAAGCTATGCCCCAGCTAA